A genome region from Gigantopelta aegis isolate Gae_Host chromosome 3, Gae_host_genome, whole genome shotgun sequence includes the following:
- the LOC121367418 gene encoding uncharacterized protein LOC121367418, whose protein sequence is MPLSPDEIKPIILKERWVPRKPDQLIVCRCRPFHRPLHAQKITYLIIFSFIAIVLFFPTGIPACYYAFKTKKTFYDRDLKDNFELAIKYSILTERLVICSVLLAVIVGAVSLAMWEKLKEMKDFAVTVYDDVINSL, encoded by the coding sequence ATGCCCCTGTCACCAGACGAGATCAAACCGATCATCCTCAAGGAGAGATGGGTGCCGCGGAAACCCGACCAGCTGATCGTGTGTCGGTGTCGACCGTTCCACCGGCCTCTGCACGCCCAGAAAATCACCTACCTTATCATCTTCTCCTTCATCGCCATAGTCCTCTTCTTCCCAACCGGAATCCCCGCGTGTTATTACGCCTTTAAGACGAAGAAGACATTCTACGACCGAGATTTGAAAGACAATTTTGAACTAGCTATAAAGTATTCCATACTGACCGAACGCCTGGTGATATGTTCGGTGCTTCTGGCAGTAATCGTTGGGGCGGTGTCACTGGCCATGTGGGAGAAACTCAAGGAAATGAAAGATTTTGCCGTTACAGTTTACGATGACGTCATAAAttctttgtaa